A genomic stretch from Georgenia muralis includes:
- a CDS encoding WhiB family transcriptional regulator: MAELSRLPGPVMDLWEWQYEGACRDADPDLFFHPEGERGGTRRRRDEAAKAVCATCPVINECREHALKVREPYGVWGGLSEDDRLSILSGTTERRAS, translated from the coding sequence ATGGCTGAGCTGTCAAGGCTTCCCGGCCCGGTGATGGACCTCTGGGAGTGGCAGTACGAGGGCGCGTGCCGCGATGCCGACCCGGACCTGTTCTTCCACCCGGAGGGTGAGCGTGGGGGTACCCGCCGCCGGCGCGACGAGGCAGCGAAGGCCGTCTGCGCCACCTGCCCGGTGATCAACGAGTGCCGGGAGCACGCGCTCAAGGTCCGTGAGCCGTACGGCGTCTGGGGCGGCCTCAGCGAGGACGACCGCCTGTCCATCCTCTCCGGCACCACCGAGCGCCGCGCCTCCTGA